The proteins below come from a single Nocardiopsis gilva YIM 90087 genomic window:
- a CDS encoding polyprenyl synthetase family protein, which yields MSGAVPSGFLALPSIDATLAREVQEGLEQVEEVLRESVASSDPMLYEAATHLLAAGGKRFRATLVLLAARFGDPTSSDLVKAAAVVELTHVATLYHDDVMDEAELRRGEPSANQRWGNTIAILTGDYVFAQASLMLADLGTDAVRMQAQTFARLVQGQVLETSGPRDGVDPMDHYLQVIADKTASLIASSAEIGAMFGKADPKVQETIARACEALGMAFQLSDDILDVASETAESGKVPGTDLREGVLTLPMFYVRRSTDPADMRLRELLGRELDDAETEEALTLLRAHPAMDAARADLAAWADKARAELATLPAGPPRDAFEALCDYVVARTG from the coding sequence GTGAGCGGTGCTGTCCCGAGCGGTTTCCTCGCTCTGCCGTCGATCGACGCGACCCTCGCCCGGGAGGTCCAGGAAGGTCTGGAACAGGTCGAGGAGGTGCTGCGGGAGTCGGTCGCCTCCAGCGACCCGATGCTGTACGAGGCCGCGACGCACCTCCTGGCGGCGGGCGGCAAGCGGTTCCGCGCCACCCTGGTCCTGCTCGCGGCCCGTTTCGGCGATCCGACCTCGTCCGACCTCGTCAAGGCCGCCGCCGTGGTCGAGCTCACCCATGTCGCTACGTTGTACCACGACGACGTGATGGACGAGGCCGAGCTGCGCCGCGGCGAGCCCAGCGCCAATCAGCGCTGGGGCAACACCATCGCCATCCTGACTGGCGACTACGTGTTCGCGCAGGCCTCGCTGATGCTCGCCGATCTGGGCACGGACGCCGTACGGATGCAGGCGCAGACCTTCGCGCGGCTCGTCCAGGGACAGGTCCTGGAGACCTCGGGGCCGCGTGACGGCGTCGACCCGATGGATCACTACCTGCAGGTCATCGCTGACAAGACGGCCTCGCTGATCGCCTCCTCGGCGGAGATCGGCGCGATGTTCGGCAAAGCCGACCCCAAGGTCCAGGAGACGATCGCCCGCGCGTGTGAGGCGCTGGGCATGGCGTTCCAGCTCTCCGACGACATCCTCGACGTCGCCAGTGAGACCGCGGAGTCCGGCAAGGTTCCCGGCACCGACCTCCGCGAGGGGGTACTGACCCTGCCGATGTTCTACGTGCGGCGCAGCACCGACCCGGCCGACATGCGCCTGCGCGAGCTGCTCGGACGCGAGCTGGACGACGCCGAGACAGAGGAGGCGCTGACCCTGCTGCGCGCTCACCCGGCGATGGACGCGGCCCGCGCCGACCTCGCGGCCTGGGCGGACAAGGCGCGCGCCGAACTCGCCACCCTGCCCGCCGGCCCGCCGCGCGACGCGTTCGAGGCGCTGTGCGACTACGTGGTGGCGCGCACCGGCTGA
- a CDS encoding NADH-quinone oxidoreductase subunit M, whose amino-acid sequence MTDIPWLTLAIALPALGGLAIALMPRERIETAKRVALGVTLGTLLLVVAMAARFDVASTQRLQFTEVHAWIPQFGVSYAVGVDGIALVLILMSVLLVPLVVLAAWKENDASTVDDGGKGYFALILLLEAMMIGVFAATDVFLFYVFFEAMLIPVYFMIGRYGRGEDRRRAAIKFLLYSLLGGLLMLVAVIGVAVYGGTFLWSDLVAPGSALAGVDTTVARWLFLGFFIAFAIKAPMWPVHTWLPSAAGSSRPGTAVLLVGVLDKVGTYGMLRYCLELFPGAAAWFVWPVVALSLVSIVYGAILAVAQSDMMRLIAYTSISHFGFITLGIFAMTTQGQSGAALYMVNHGFATGALFLVVGFLIARRGSSAIADYQGVRTTAPLLAGTFLVAGLAGLSLPGLAPFVSEFLVFIGAFMFHPVPAIIATAGTVLAALYILWMYQRTMTGPLPASLGRLPDLSHREVWVVGPLIALIVLFGLYPQPLLDAINPAVEQTMQQIDATDPAPALDAAGEAAGGQEGADE is encoded by the coding sequence ATGACCGATATCCCCTGGCTCACCCTGGCCATCGCGCTGCCCGCCCTGGGCGGCCTGGCCATCGCGCTGATGCCGCGCGAGCGGATCGAGACCGCCAAACGGGTGGCGCTCGGCGTCACGCTCGGCACGCTGCTGCTCGTCGTCGCCATGGCCGCCCGGTTCGACGTGGCGAGCACGCAGCGGCTGCAGTTCACCGAGGTCCACGCGTGGATCCCGCAGTTCGGGGTCAGCTACGCGGTGGGAGTCGACGGCATCGCGCTCGTGCTCATCCTGATGTCGGTGCTGCTGGTTCCGCTGGTGGTGTTGGCGGCCTGGAAGGAGAACGACGCCAGCACTGTGGACGACGGGGGCAAGGGCTACTTCGCGCTGATCCTGCTCCTGGAAGCGATGATGATCGGGGTCTTCGCCGCCACCGACGTCTTCCTCTTCTACGTCTTCTTCGAGGCCATGCTCATCCCGGTCTACTTCATGATCGGGCGCTACGGCCGCGGCGAGGACCGCCGCCGCGCGGCGATCAAGTTCCTGCTCTACAGCCTGCTGGGCGGGCTGCTGATGCTGGTCGCGGTGATCGGCGTCGCCGTCTACGGCGGCACCTTCCTGTGGAGCGACCTGGTCGCGCCGGGCAGCGCGCTGGCCGGGGTCGACACCACCGTGGCCCGCTGGCTGTTCCTCGGGTTCTTCATCGCCTTCGCGATTAAGGCGCCCATGTGGCCGGTGCACACCTGGCTGCCGTCCGCCGCGGGGTCCTCCCGGCCGGGCACCGCGGTGCTGCTGGTCGGCGTGCTCGACAAGGTCGGCACCTACGGCATGCTGCGCTACTGCCTGGAGCTGTTCCCCGGCGCGGCCGCGTGGTTCGTCTGGCCTGTGGTGGCGCTCAGCCTGGTCAGCATCGTCTACGGTGCGATCCTCGCGGTGGCGCAGAGCGACATGATGCGGCTGATCGCCTACACCTCGATCTCCCACTTCGGGTTCATCACCCTGGGCATCTTCGCGATGACCACCCAGGGGCAGTCCGGCGCGGCGCTGTACATGGTCAACCACGGCTTCGCCACCGGCGCGCTCTTCCTGGTCGTCGGGTTCCTGATCGCGCGGCGGGGCTCCTCGGCCATCGCCGACTACCAGGGGGTCCGTACCACGGCCCCGCTGCTGGCCGGGACGTTCCTGGTGGCGGGCCTGGCCGGGCTCTCGCTGCCGGGGCTGGCCCCGTTCGTCAGCGAGTTCCTCGTGTTCATCGGCGCGTTCATGTTCCACCCGGTTCCGGCGATCATCGCCACCGCCGGGACGGTGCTGGCCGCCCTCTACATCCTGTGGATGTACCAGCGGACCATGACCGGCCCGCTGCCCGCATCGCTCGGCCGCCTTCCCGATCTGTCCCACCGCGAGGTGTGGGTGGTCGGTCCGCTCATCGCGCTCATCGTGCTCTTCGGCCTCTACCCCCAGCCGCTGCTGGACGCCATCAACCCCGCCGTGGAGCAGACCATGCAACAGATCGACGCCACCGACCCCGCACCGGCGCTCGACGCCGCCGGTGAGGCGGCCGGCGGGCAGGAAGGAGCCGACGAGTGA
- a CDS encoding VOC family protein, protein MMQKLHSTTVIVADQEEALRFYVDTLGWEKRQDNTMGEMRWLTVAPRGAETAVVLGQPEVYNEQAPGPGRSKGCGISVTTDDIDAEYAALTEKGVNFKQAPEMMPWGDKATWFTDPSGNEFFLVQEMGAAS, encoded by the coding sequence ATGATGCAGAAACTGCACTCCACCACGGTCATCGTCGCCGACCAGGAAGAGGCCCTGCGCTTCTACGTTGACACCCTCGGCTGGGAGAAGCGGCAGGACAACACCATGGGCGAGATGCGCTGGCTGACCGTGGCGCCGCGCGGAGCGGAGACCGCTGTGGTGCTCGGGCAGCCGGAGGTCTACAACGAGCAGGCCCCGGGGCCCGGCCGGTCCAAGGGGTGTGGCATCTCGGTGACCACTGATGACATCGACGCCGAGTACGCCGCGCTGACGGAGAAGGGCGTCAACTTCAAGCAGGCGCCGGAGATGATGCCCTGGGGCGACAAGGCCACCTGGTTCACCGACCCCTCTGGCAACGAGTTCTTCCTCGTGCAGGAGATGGGGGCCGCGTCCTAA
- a CDS encoding PRC-barrel domain-containing protein, producing the protein MQAQLGIRNLIGHRLLDRDGNSVGKIGQVFFDDQTDVPKWVTVRSGLFGTRENFVPLRGAQAVDDGLQVPYTKAMIKQAPSFQVNQHISMRQEDVVYRHYGLDPAVPDPRASESGWKPQGKHARRPDAGPSADYHGGEAACRGFPEPPRAGETACHSYPEPPRAGVPQRRGYQQTPNVRRVSYPGYDPGPQGGDAA; encoded by the coding sequence GTGCAAGCACAGCTTGGAATTCGGAACCTCATCGGGCACCGGTTGCTGGACCGGGACGGTAACAGCGTCGGCAAGATCGGCCAGGTGTTCTTCGACGATCAGACCGATGTGCCGAAATGGGTGACGGTCCGCTCCGGGCTGTTCGGCACGCGGGAGAACTTTGTCCCGCTGAGGGGGGCTCAGGCGGTCGATGACGGCCTTCAGGTGCCCTACACGAAGGCCATGATCAAACAGGCCCCGAGCTTCCAGGTCAACCAGCACATCTCCATGCGGCAGGAGGACGTCGTCTACCGCCACTACGGGCTCGACCCGGCAGTGCCCGACCCCCGGGCGTCCGAGTCGGGCTGGAAGCCGCAGGGCAAACACGCCCGCCGCCCGGACGCGGGGCCGAGCGCCGACTACCACGGCGGGGAGGCGGCGTGCCGCGGCTTCCCGGAGCCGCCGCGAGCTGGGGAGACGGCGTGCCACAGCTACCCGGAGCCGCCCCGTGCTGGGGTGCCCCAGCGCCGCGGCTACCAGCAAACGCCCAACGTCCGGAGGGTGTCCTATCCCGGCTACGACCCAGGGCCGCAGGGCGGGGACGCCGCGTGA
- the msrA gene encoding peptide-methionine (S)-S-oxide reductase MsrA — translation MFGQKSTMVDRAQALPGRDAPTPALPPHEVLGTPLTPPYPEGSAIADFGMGCFWGAERRFWQLGAENGIITTAVGYAGGYTRNPTYDEVCTGRTGHTEAVRVVFDPEKISYTDLLRVFWENHDPTQGMRQGNDVGTQYRSAILYHDDTQKAAAESTRDAFQPILTQGGYGAITTEILPAGEFYFAEVYHQQYLSDTKNPHGYCGVGGTGESCPVGVARTGE, via the coding sequence ATGTTCGGGCAGAAATCCACCATGGTCGACCGGGCCCAGGCACTTCCCGGCCGCGACGCTCCGACCCCCGCGCTGCCGCCCCACGAGGTCCTGGGCACGCCGCTGACCCCGCCTTACCCGGAGGGCAGCGCGATCGCCGACTTCGGCATGGGCTGCTTCTGGGGCGCCGAACGCAGGTTCTGGCAACTCGGCGCCGAGAACGGCATCATCACCACGGCCGTCGGCTACGCCGGGGGCTACACCCGCAACCCCACCTACGACGAGGTCTGCACCGGCCGCACCGGCCACACCGAAGCCGTCCGCGTGGTCTTCGACCCGGAGAAGATCTCCTACACCGACCTCCTCAGGGTCTTCTGGGAGAACCACGACCCCACCCAGGGCATGCGCCAGGGCAACGACGTGGGCACCCAGTACCGCTCGGCGATCCTGTACCACGACGACACGCAAAAGGCCGCCGCCGAATCTACCCGCGACGCCTTCCAGCCGATCCTCACCCAGGGGGGCTACGGCGCGATCACCACCGAGATCCTTCCGGCGGGCGAGTTCTATTTCGCTGAGGTATATCACCAGCAGTACCTGAGCGACACCAAGAACCCGCATGGCTATTGCGGGGTAGGAGGCACCGGCGAATCCTGCCCTGTGGGCGTCGCCCGAACGGGGGAGTGA
- the nuoN gene encoding NADH-quinone oxidoreductase subunit NuoN, producing the protein MVSAPAAVLAAPVITDEAPKIDYWQLSPMLVIFAAAVIGVLVEAFAPKERRRPIQLTLTMASVLGAFALSVLLIGGIPAGEAGTTVALGSVAIDRVSLFLQGTILVLAFISLLLIAENRHAETAFAAQAAAVPGSEEERGHILAGSRHTEVYPLVLIALLGMMLFTAANDFLTLFVALEVMSLPLYLMCGLARTRRLFSQEAAVKYFLLGAFSSAFFLFGIALVYGYAGAVNFAEVHAAIEAGGAEVFANPEAAQPLLLVGIALIGVGLFFKVGAVPFHNWKPDVYQGAPTPITALMASCTLVAAFGALLRVFLVAFGASVEQWRPMLWIVAILTMVLAAVIAVTQRDIKRLLAYSSVVHAGFVLTAVVAASSEGMAGAMFYLAAYGFTTIGAFAVVTLVRTHENGPEAGELTQWAGLGRTAPLLAGSLGLFLLAFAGIPLTSGFIGKFAVFQAAMAGGATPLVVVGVLSSAVTAFFYVRIIVLMFFAEPAAEGPTVIRAGAFTGSAITIGVAATLLLGVYPTPLLNHLYPREGADTGTAVQAVAQVDGFAR; encoded by the coding sequence ATGGTCTCGGCGCCCGCTGCGGTCCTCGCCGCACCGGTCATCACCGATGAGGCGCCGAAAATCGACTACTGGCAGCTCTCCCCGATGCTGGTGATCTTCGCCGCGGCGGTGATCGGCGTGCTGGTGGAGGCGTTCGCCCCCAAGGAGCGGCGCCGCCCCATCCAGCTCACCCTGACCATGGCCTCGGTCCTCGGCGCCTTCGCGCTCTCCGTGCTGCTGATCGGCGGGATTCCGGCCGGGGAGGCCGGGACGACGGTGGCGCTGGGCAGCGTGGCCATCGACCGCGTCTCCCTGTTCCTGCAGGGCACCATCCTGGTGCTGGCCTTCATCAGCCTGCTGCTCATCGCCGAGAACCGGCACGCGGAGACGGCGTTCGCCGCGCAGGCGGCGGCGGTCCCCGGCAGTGAGGAGGAGCGCGGGCACATCCTCGCCGGGTCGCGGCACACCGAGGTCTACCCGCTGGTGCTGATCGCACTGCTGGGCATGATGCTCTTCACGGCGGCCAACGACTTCCTCACCCTGTTCGTGGCGCTGGAGGTGATGAGCCTCCCGCTCTACCTGATGTGTGGCCTGGCGCGTACGCGTCGGCTGTTCTCCCAGGAGGCGGCGGTCAAGTACTTCCTGCTCGGCGCTTTCTCCTCGGCGTTCTTCCTGTTCGGCATCGCGCTGGTGTACGGGTACGCGGGCGCGGTGAACTTCGCCGAGGTGCACGCGGCGATCGAGGCGGGCGGCGCCGAGGTGTTCGCCAATCCGGAGGCCGCGCAGCCGCTGCTGCTGGTCGGCATCGCGCTGATCGGGGTGGGGCTGTTCTTCAAGGTCGGCGCGGTCCCGTTCCACAACTGGAAGCCCGACGTCTACCAGGGCGCCCCGACCCCCATCACCGCGCTGATGGCGTCGTGCACCCTCGTCGCGGCGTTCGGCGCGCTGCTGCGCGTGTTCCTCGTGGCCTTCGGCGCCTCGGTGGAGCAGTGGCGTCCGATGCTGTGGATCGTTGCGATCCTCACGATGGTGCTGGCCGCGGTCATCGCGGTGACGCAGCGGGACATCAAGCGGCTGCTGGCCTACTCCTCGGTGGTGCACGCCGGGTTCGTGCTCACCGCCGTCGTGGCGGCCAGCTCCGAGGGCATGGCGGGCGCGATGTTCTACCTCGCCGCCTACGGGTTCACCACGATCGGCGCCTTCGCCGTCGTGACCCTGGTGCGCACGCACGAGAACGGCCCCGAGGCCGGGGAGCTGACGCAGTGGGCCGGGCTCGGCCGCACCGCGCCGCTGCTGGCCGGGTCGCTCGGGCTGTTCCTGCTGGCCTTCGCCGGTATCCCGCTGACCAGCGGGTTCATCGGAAAGTTCGCGGTCTTCCAGGCGGCGATGGCGGGCGGAGCCACCCCGCTGGTGGTCGTGGGTGTGCTCAGCAGCGCCGTGACCGCGTTCTTCTACGTCCGCATCATCGTGCTGATGTTCTTCGCCGAACCGGCCGCCGAAGGCCCGACGGTGATCCGCGCCGGGGCGTTCACCGGCTCGGCCATCACCATCGGCGTCGCGGCCACCCTTCTGCTCGGTGTCTATCCGACGCCGCTGCTCAATCACCTCTACCCGCGGGAGGGGGCTGACACGGGCACAGCGGTGCAGGCCGTAGCGCAGGTCGACGGGTTCGCTCGGTAG
- the rarD gene encoding EamA family transporter RarD, giving the protein MWGISTLYWPLLDAAGPVEILAHRMVWALLAVAVILAARGQWGGLVAALRDPRKILILAGAALVISVNWGVFIYTVNSGQTSQAALGYFINPLVSIVFGVIIFSERLRRAQWVAVALGVLAVAVLTYAYGAVPWMSLSVAFSFATYGVLKKLVRLDGLDSLAIETLLMFLPALGYLLYLGHAGTGTFTSVSTTHTLLLIGAGTVTALPLLCFGMAARRIPLSTIGLLQFMVPIMQFLFAWLVFDEELPLSRWLGFGIVWAALVVFAVDMLRNTTPRPARTAVAEPPPDDSPAADLRPAGGGAADGGAERGRIGAATQEAAGGPVPP; this is encoded by the coding sequence ATGTGGGGCATCTCCACCCTCTACTGGCCGCTGCTCGACGCCGCCGGACCCGTGGAGATCCTCGCCCACCGGATGGTCTGGGCGCTGCTCGCCGTCGCGGTCATCCTTGCCGCGCGCGGGCAGTGGGGCGGGCTCGTCGCCGCGCTCCGTGACCCGCGCAAGATCCTGATTCTCGCCGGAGCGGCCCTCGTCATCTCGGTCAACTGGGGCGTCTTCATCTACACCGTGAACTCGGGGCAGACCTCGCAGGCCGCGCTCGGCTACTTCATCAACCCGCTGGTCAGCATCGTGTTCGGGGTGATCATCTTCTCCGAGCGGCTGCGCCGCGCCCAGTGGGTCGCCGTGGCGCTGGGCGTGCTCGCGGTGGCCGTCCTCACCTACGCCTACGGCGCCGTTCCGTGGATGTCGCTCTCCGTCGCGTTCTCCTTCGCCACCTACGGTGTGCTGAAGAAGCTCGTGCGTCTCGACGGTCTGGACAGTCTGGCCATCGAGACGCTGCTGATGTTCCTGCCCGCACTCGGCTACCTGCTCTACCTGGGGCACGCGGGGACAGGGACGTTCACCAGCGTCTCCACCACGCACACGCTCCTGCTCATCGGCGCCGGAACCGTCACCGCCCTGCCCCTGCTCTGCTTCGGCATGGCGGCACGCCGCATCCCGCTCAGCACTATCGGCCTGCTCCAGTTCATGGTGCCGATCATGCAGTTCCTCTTCGCCTGGCTGGTCTTCGACGAGGAGCTCCCCCTCAGCCGCTGGCTCGGGTTCGGCATCGTGTGGGCGGCGCTGGTGGTGTTCGCCGTCGACATGCTGCGCAACACCACGCCCCGTCCGGCGCGGACGGCCGTCGCCGAACCGCCTCCCGACGATTCGCCCGCTGCCGACCTACGCCCGGCGGGAGGCGGTGCTGCCGACGGTGGCGCCGAACGCGGGCGGATCGGCGCGGCCACCCAGGAGGCGGCGGGTGGTCCCGTGCCGCCGTAG